In Passer domesticus isolate bPasDom1 chromosome 1, bPasDom1.hap1, whole genome shotgun sequence, one DNA window encodes the following:
- the FAM110B gene encoding protein FAM110B translates to MPTETLPTGSMVKPVSPAVTFTSAVPLRILNKGPDYFRRQAEPNPKRLSAVERLEADKAKYVKSQEVINAKQEPVKPAVLAKPPVCPAAKRALGSPTLKVFSNNAKTESGVQRENLKLEILKNIINSSEGSSSGSGHKHGPRNWPPHRADSTELNRHSFAESLKVYPTQGRSSPQESSSNVSRRLLDQSAETFLHVSHSSSDIRKVNSAKPLKAIPCSSSAPPLPPKPKIAAIATLKSPEIEAVESGCGVSRRPSLQRSKSDLSDRYFRVDADVERFFNYCGLDPEELENLGMENFARANSDIISLNFRSASMISSDCEQSQDSNSDLRNDDSANDRVPYGISAIERNARIIKWLYSIKQARESQKVSHV, encoded by the coding sequence ATGCCTACAGAAACATTACCGACAGGTAGCATGGTGAAGCCGGTCAGCCCTGCCGTGACTTTCACATCTGCCGTTCCTCTCCGCATCCTGAACAAAGGACCTGACTATTTTCGCAGGCAGGCGGAGCCTAATCCAAAAAGACTGAGTGCAGTGGAGAGGCTCGAAGCCGACAAGGCGAAATATGTCAAGAGCCAGGAGGTCATCAATGCCAAGCAGGAGCCTGTGAAGCCGGCGGTGCTGGCGAAGCCGCCGGTCTGTCCTGCAGCCAAGCGAGCGCTGGGGAGCCCCACCTTGAAAGTCTTCAGCAACAATGCAAAGACTGAGAGTGGAGTCCAGAGAGAAAATCTAAAACTTGAGATTTTGAAGAACATCATCAACAGCTCTGAAGGCTCCAGCTCAGGTTCAGGGCATAAGCACGGTCCCCGAAACTGGCCACCCCACAGGGCCGATTCGACAGAGCTGAACCGACACTCGTTTGCCGAATCCTTGAAGGTTTACCCCACGCAGGGCCGGAGCAGCCcacaggagagcagctccaATGTCAGCAGAAGGCTCCTAGATCAGTCAGCAGAGACTTTCTTGCATGTCTCTCACAGCTCTTCAGACATTAGGAAAGTAAATAGCGCAAAGCCCTTAAAAGCAATACCCTGCAGTAGTTCAGCCCCACCTCTGCCTCCAAAGCCCAAAATCGCTGCCATTGCCACCCTGAAATCCCCAGAGATTGAGGCAGTCGAGTCTGGATGCGGAGTTAGTAGAAGACCCTCCCTACAGCGATCAAAATCAGACTTAAGCGACAGGTACTTTCGTGTTGATGCAGATGTTGAACGATTCTTTAACTACTGCGGACTGGATCCTGAAGAGCTTGAAAACCTTGGGATGGAAAACTTTGCAAGGGCTAACTCTGATATTATATCCCTCAACTTTCGCAGTGCAAGTATGATTAGCTCAGACTGTGAACAGTCTCAGGACAGCAACAGTGACCTTAGAAATGATGACAGTGCCAATGACCGTGTGCCATACGGCATTTCTGCCATTGAAAGGAATGCCAGAATCATCAAGTGGTTATATAGCATCAAGCAAGCTAGAGAGTCACAGAAAGTGTCCCATGTGTGA